GTGCGGACCGCCGCCGTGCCGGACGGGGCGGGCGGTTACGCCGTGACCGGGCAGAAGATCTGGACCTCGCTCGCCCTGGACGCCGACTGGTGCTTCGTCCTCGCCCGCACCGACCCCGGCTCCACCCGCCACCACGGGCTGTCGTTCCTGCTGGTGGAGATGGACCAGCCGGGCCGGATCGAGGTGCGGCCGATCCGGCAGCTGACCGGGACCAGCGAGTTCAACGAGGTGTTCCTCGACGGGGCGCGGGCCGCCGAGGTCGTCGGGGGCGAGGGCAACGGCTGGCAGGTCGCCATGGGCCTCCTCGCCCTGGAGCGCGGGGTCTCCACCCTCGCCCAGCAGATCGGGTTCGCCGAGGAGCTGGACCGGGTGGTCGCCGCCGCCGTGGCGAGCGGGGCCGCCGAGGACCCGGTCATCAGGGCCCTGCTGGTCAGGCAGTGGGCGGAGCTGGACACCATGCGCCGGCACGCCCTGCGCACCCTCGGCTCCACCGGCGACCCGGGCGCGCCCAGCGTGGCGAAGCTGCTGTGGGGCGGCTGGCACCAGCGGCTCGGCGAACTGGCCGTGCGGGTCGCGGGCGAGGCGGGGGCCGTCGGACCCGAGCCCTGGTCGGAGCACCGGCCGTACGAACTGGACGACGCACAGCACCTGTTCCTCTTCAGCCGGGCCGACACCGTCTACGGCGGCTCCGACGAGATCCAGCGGAACATCATCGCCGAGCGGGTGCTCGGCCTACCGAGGGAGCCCAGATGAGAGGCGTCGTCTTCGACGGCACACGGACCGAGGTCGTGGACGACCTGGAGATACGGGACCCGGGCCCCGGGGAGGTGCTGGTGGCGGTCGCCGCCGCCGGACTCTGCCACAGCGATCTGTCGGTGATCGACGGCACGATCCCCTTCCCGGTCCCCGTCGTGCTCGGCCACGAGGGCGCGGGCGTCGTCGAAGCGGTCGGGCCCGGCGTCGGCCACGTGCGGCCCGGTGATCACGTGGCGCTCTCCACCCTCGCCAACTGCGGGGCCTGCGCCCAGTGCGACCGGGGGAGGCCGACCATGTGCCGGAAGGCCATCGGGCGGCCGGGGCGGCCGTTCTCGCGGGGCGGAGAGCCGCTGTTCCAGTTCGCCTCCAACTCCGCCTTCGCGGAACGCACGGTGGTGCGGGCCGTCCAGGCGGTGAAGATCCCGGACGACCTGCCCCTCACCTCGGCGGCCCTGATCGGCTGCGGGGTCCTGACCGGCGTCGGGGCCGTCCTGAACCGGGCGAAGGTCGGCCTGGGCGACACCGTCGTCGTCATCGGCACCGGCGGCATCGGACTCAACGTGCTCCAGGGGGCCCGGCTGGCCGGCGCGCTCACCGTCGTCGCCGTCGACAGCAACCCGGCGAAGGAGGCGGTGGCCCGGCGGTTCGGCGCCACGCACTTCCTGACCGGCGCGGAGGGCGTGCGCGACATCCTGCCCGACGGGGCCGACCACGCCTTCGAGTGCGTCGGCCGCACGGAGCTGATCCGCCAGGCGATCGACCTCCTCGACCGGCACGGACAGGCCGTGCTGCTGGGCGTACCAGCGGCGAGCGCCGAGGCGTCGTTCCTGGTCTCCTCGATGTACCTGGACAAGTCGATCCTCGGCTGCCGCTACGGCTCCTCACGGCCGCAGCGCGACATCGCCCTGTACGCGGACCTCTACCGGGAGGGCCGGCTGCTGCTGGACGAACTGGTCACCGAGACGTACCCGGTGGAGGACTTCGCCAAGGCGGCCGACGACGCGCACCACGGGCGGGTGGCCCGGGGGGTCCTGGTCTTCTGACCCGCGCCTCCTACGGGCGCCCCCGGACCGGGGTGCGCGGGCCCCGGGGCGCGGGGTCCGCCGAGGAACGGAACGTACGCCGGTAGACCGTCGGCGGCACGCCCAGCGCCGCCTGGAGGTGCTGGCGCAGCGAGGTCGCCGTGCCGAAGCCCGCGTCGCGGGCCACCTGGTCGATGGACAGGTCCGTCGACTCCAGCAGGTGCCGGGCCCGCTCCACCCGCTGCTGGGTGAGCCACTGGCCGGGGCTGATCCCGACCTCCTCGCGGAAGCGGCGCGTGAACGTCCGTACGCTCATCGCGTCCTGCTCCGCCATGTCCCGCAGCAGGATCGGCCGGTCGAGACGGGCCAGCGCCCAGGCCCGGGCGCCGGTGGTGGTCGCGAACTGCGGCTCGGGGACGGGGCGGTGGATGTACTGGGCCTGCCCGCCGTCCCGGTGCGGGGGCACGACGGTGCGGCGCGCGATCTCGTTCGCGACGGCCGTCCCGTGGTCGCGGCGCACCAGGTGCAGGCAGAGGTCGATCCCGGCGGCGACCCCGGCGGAGGTGAGGACGTCGCCGTCGTCGATGAACAGGACGTCCGGGTCGACGCGGACCTGCGGGAAGGTCCGCTGGAAGTGCTCGGCGGACGACCAGTGCGTGGTGGCGGGGCGGCCGTCGAGGTAGCCGGCCGCCGCCAGGACGTAACCGCCGGTGCAGATGGAGACCATCCGGGTGCCGGGCCGGACCAGGGCGAGCGCGGCGGCCAGCTCCTCGGTCAGCCGGCCCTCCTCGAAGACCGGTCCCAGCTCGTAGGAGGCGGGGATGACCACCGTGTCGGCGGTGGCGAGCGCCTCCGGGCCGTGCTCCACGAGGATGGAGAAGTCCGCGTCGGTCCGGACCGGGCCCGGCGGACGGACCGAGCAGGTCACCACGTCGTACAGCTTCCCGCTCTTCCCTCCCGCCTCCGTGCCGAGGCTGCGGCCGAAGATCCGCTGCGGAATGCCCA
The nucleotide sequence above comes from Streptomyces sp. NBC_01116. Encoded proteins:
- a CDS encoding GlxA family transcriptional regulator gives rise to the protein MQHRVVVLALDGLLPFELGIPQRIFGRSLGTEAGGKSGKLYDVVTCSVRPPGPVRTDADFSILVEHGPEALATADTVVIPASYELGPVFEEGRLTEELAAALALVRPGTRMVSICTGGYVLAAAGYLDGRPATTHWSSAEHFQRTFPQVRVDPDVLFIDDGDVLTSAGVAAGIDLCLHLVRRDHGTAVANEIARRTVVPPHRDGGQAQYIHRPVPEPQFATTTGARAWALARLDRPILLRDMAEQDAMSVRTFTRRFREEVGISPGQWLTQQRVERARHLLESTDLSIDQVARDAGFGTATSLRQHLQAALGVPPTVYRRTFRSSADPAPRGPRTPVRGRP
- a CDS encoding Zn-dependent alcohol dehydrogenase, which codes for MRGVVFDGTRTEVVDDLEIRDPGPGEVLVAVAAAGLCHSDLSVIDGTIPFPVPVVLGHEGAGVVEAVGPGVGHVRPGDHVALSTLANCGACAQCDRGRPTMCRKAIGRPGRPFSRGGEPLFQFASNSAFAERTVVRAVQAVKIPDDLPLTSAALIGCGVLTGVGAVLNRAKVGLGDTVVVIGTGGIGLNVLQGARLAGALTVVAVDSNPAKEAVARRFGATHFLTGAEGVRDILPDGADHAFECVGRTELIRQAIDLLDRHGQAVLLGVPAASAEASFLVSSMYLDKSILGCRYGSSRPQRDIALYADLYREGRLLLDELVTETYPVEDFAKAADDAHHGRVARGVLVF
- a CDS encoding acyl-CoA dehydrogenase family protein, translated to MDFRTEVRTWLHSRLADTPAPDPRAWERELGRAGWIGIGWPGEDGESYGNRRATLAQQVVWAEEYARSAAPARIGHIGENLLAPTLITYGTEEQKRRHLPSVARGETLWCQGYSEPGAGSDLAGVRTAAVPDGAGGYAVTGQKIWTSLALDADWCFVLARTDPGSTRHHGLSFLLVEMDQPGRIEVRPIRQLTGTSEFNEVFLDGARAAEVVGGEGNGWQVAMGLLALERGVSTLAQQIGFAEELDRVVAAAVASGAAEDPVIRALLVRQWAELDTMRRHALRTLGSTGDPGAPSVAKLLWGGWHQRLGELAVRVAGEAGAVGPEPWSEHRPYELDDAQHLFLFSRADTVYGGSDEIQRNIIAERVLGLPREPR